The sequence below is a genomic window from Methylotuvimicrobium alcaliphilum 20Z.
AAATCGATTTCGTCCATGGCATCGTTAAAAATGACCTGGTAATGGTTTTTACCTTGCAATTCATAATGAAAAAAAATCGCAAGCGGCGTTAAGACCGTTGATCCGAGAATCCGAATTTGAGCGAAGCTATCCCCTGTGAAAAGCTGCCAACCGTAATCTTCGGAATATCTAAGCAAGCGTTCGGTATCGCCAATAAAATAGCGGCGTCGACAGACAATGCCGCTAAAGATAACAACCGCAATCAACAGCCATTGAACATAAGGCTCGATAGCACTAAGCGCAATCGCAAGCAAAGCCATCAAATGCATTAGCAATAGAATTTTTTTCTCTCGCTTCGACACTCCGATTCGCAGTGTTACCAACTCTAAATGTTTCATAGAATCACAACGATGGTTTGATATTTTTCAAGCCATAAACAGACAGAAGTATACTTCGTGCGGTCATGTTTGCGGCTTTTATGGCAATGCTATTTTGTTCGGTAGCAAGGCACGAAAACAGGCGCATAGTAAGCTATGTAACTGTTTTCGTAACGCCGCTATCGGACAAAAGAGCGCGTTAGAAAATCGCAAATGTGACCGCGCGAAGTATATAATCGGAAACTTTCAATCAACTCTAGCGATAATTCATGAATCAAGCTTGGAAATCTTTTCTTATTGAACAGCAGACACGGATTAATACCAAAACTGCCGACATAGAAAAAATCGACGATTTAGACAAACAAACCGGGCAGGTTTGTCCGGTTATCGATCTAGCCGTGTTAAAAGTCACCGGCAACGATGCAGGCCGATTTCTACAAGGCCAAGTAACTTGCAATATCGACGAACTCTCCGAACAAAAGTGCAGTTTCGGAGCCTTTTGCAATGTTAAAGGGCGCGTTATCGCCAATTTTCTTGTATTCAAGTCGAACGACGGCTTCCTTCTAATCTTGCCCTCCGAATTACTCGATAGCATCATCGAAAAACTACGAAAATATATTTTACGTGCCGATGTGCAACTGATCGATAGCCGAGACGAGTATTGCCTAGTTGGGATTAACAAAAGCCCGTCAAACTCTTTTTCGCCCGTTCCGGAGCATGAACTTCACATGCTTGCCGAGCCCTTCCGCTTGATAAAACTGCCTTCATCGAAATCACGTTATATAGCCGTTGAATCGGCGGAAAAAGCTATCGCA
It includes:
- a CDS encoding protein YgfX, whose amino-acid sequence is MKHLELVTLRIGVSKREKKILLLMHLMALLAIALSAIEPYVQWLLIAVVIFSGIVCRRRYFIGDTERLLRYSEDYGWQLFTGDSFAQIRILGSTVLTPLAIFFHYELQGKNHYQVIFNDAMDEIDFRRLTVYLKITVSTEE
- the ygfZ gene encoding CAF17-like 4Fe-4S cluster assembly/insertion protein YgfZ, encoding MNQAWKSFLIEQQTRINTKTADIEKIDDLDKQTGQVCPVIDLAVLKVTGNDAGRFLQGQVTCNIDELSEQKCSFGAFCNVKGRVIANFLVFKSNDGFLLILPSELLDSIIEKLRKYILRADVQLIDSRDEYCLVGINKSPSNSFSPVPEHELHMLAEPFRLIKLPSSKSRYIAVESAEKAIALWSMVTQEHDYHASIPEQWRIFDIEDKIPWVDKETSEEFIPQMLNLDQLGGISFNKGCYTGQEIVARTHYLGKTKRMLFLAESAAAEVPPPKTAILDGSGQTIGKVLRAQKERNTIKLLAVLPNCELDSENLMLDTTAKDKIRLITL